The proteins below are encoded in one region of Sander lucioperca isolate FBNREF2018 chromosome 11, SLUC_FBN_1.2, whole genome shotgun sequence:
- the ccdc17 gene encoding coiled-coil domain-containing protein 17 isoform X1, whose amino-acid sequence MDRELICGECNMVFRSAGLLEKHKALFCIGSEVRHLRVQRHSSEHLLRDRHGCVDPKQTRTPDLIQLRGQRRNITRRTNVDAKPAPARAEDKPATSQTESAALQDLTHEFHKLRMSIEENLPKWSKGTSETESSGRQLGHSERLKEMREMAMLHERQLALIHAHNQQLEQQRDELAHQVSVLSEQSNTTHLESLLMELREQEERNEDTLQQLAEHLRASHVQEVSVPTDQPDPRKNNHDSYELISSADGPLSTQIKALWQAYMQSGGSDPAIVAQMIELQAEAQSLEKNQPATAGKAKKKRVKPRQRGVSWELLAVEQENQRLEEEILRIQLVRERHHNYNAAVRTELEQIQKENLLQLASLQAEMERSKEAPRPRRQPSPPPLQPKTRIHAPLSLLQARSFSSPLGRCMFQDSLGPAPYDPAAGFVVFYDLVLGVDVSQRALRLVAALYSEGEEVGPPTPLPPVQCLPGPSLPYAHTPGNYALLSARQPVPRIQPSTSLSLVVEVQAARYLDVDGQEVFKLASCGWTRMELFDQYNQLLSGHWRVPVRSLPIRPSLSLAQLNSVHQVGHLELCVRLVNGRDGDVQTLAKPDPTSTSHYKYPAVVSAHPARVHGNAALPVSAPQPTGLDELSSLLSLTDHQDPPPTDASQS is encoded by the exons ATGGACAGGGAATTGATCTGCGGAGAATGTAACATGGTGTTTCGCTCCGCTGGGCTGCTTGAGAAACACAAAGCACTGTTCTGCATCGGGAGCGAGGTAAGACACCTTCGGGTGCAAAGACACAGCTCTGAACATCTCCTAAGAGACAGACACGGATGTGTGGACCCTAAACAGACAAGAACCCCTGATCTCATCCAG CTGAGAGGTCAACGGAGGAACATCACCAGGCGGACAAATGTTGATGCCAAACCAGCGCCAGCGAGAGCAGAGGACAAACCAGCAACCAGTCAGACAGAGAGTGCTGCTCTGCAAGATCTCACACATGAG TTTCACAAGTTGAGGATGTCCATTGAAGAAAATCTGCCAAAATGGTCAAAAGGGACCTCAGAGACTGAG TCAAGTGGGCGTCAGCTGGGTCACAGTGAAAGACTGAAGGAGATGAGGGAAATGGCGATGCTCCACGAGCGCCAGCTAGCCCTGATACATGCTCACAACCagcagctggagcagcagagagacg agcTGGCCCATCAGGTGAGTGTCCTGTCTGAGCAGAGCAACACAACTCACCTGGAGAGTCTGCTGATGGAGCTCAGAGAGCAGGAGGAAAGAAACGAGGACACGCTGCAACAACTCGCTGAACATCTCCGTGCATCACA tgTGCAAGAGGTCTCTGTACCCACCGATCAGCCAGACCCACGCAAGAATAATCATGACAGCTACGAGCTCATTTCTTCCGCGGATGGCCCTCTCTCTACCCAGATAAA AGCCCTGTGGCAGGCATACATGCAGTCAGGTGGGTCAGATCCAGCCATTGTTGCACAAATGATTGAGCTGCAGGCAGAAGCCCAAAGTCTGGAGAAAAACCAACCAGCGACAGCCGGCAAGGCCAAAAAGAAGA GGGTGAAGCCTCGTCAGCGGGGTGTGAGCTGGGAGCTGCTGGCTGTGGAGCAGGAGAACCAGAGACTAGAGGAGGAGATCCTCAGGATCCAGCTGGTCAGAGAGCGACACCATAACTATAACG CAGCAGTGAGGACTGAGCTTGAGCAGATTCAGAAGGAGAACCTTCTGCAGTTAGCCAGTTTAcaggcagagatggagagaagcAAAGAAGCTCCCAGGCCCAGGAGACAGCCTTCTCCACCTCCCCTCCAACCCAAGACTCGCATTCATGCACCTCTTTCACTG CTCCAGGCCAGATCCTTCTCCTCTCCACTGGGAAGATGCATGTTCCAGGACTCATTGGGTCCAGCTCCCTACGACCCTGC AGCTGGTTTCGTGGTTTTTTACGACCTGGTGCTGGGAGTTGATGTCTCCCAGAGGGCACTGCGCCTGGTGGCAGCTCTCTACTCagagggggaggaggtgggACCACCAACTCCGCTTCCCCCAGTGCAGTGCCTGCCGGGACCGTCCCTGCCTTATGCCCACACCCCTGGAAACTACGCCCTCCTGTCGGCCAGACAGCCTGTACCTAG GATCCAGCCATCAACCTCCCTCTCTCTAGTGGTGGAGGTGCAGGCAGCACGATATCTGGATGTTGACGGCCAGGAGGTCTTCAAACTGGCATCCTGCGGATGGACACGAATGGAACTCTTTGACCAATACAACCAG CTCCTTAGTGGCCACTGGAGGGTACCAGTGCGCAGTCTGCCTATCAGACCCTCCTTAAGCCTTGCCCAGCTCAACTCAGTACACCAG GTGGGCCACTTGGAGCTGTGTGTACGGTTGGTCAACGGACGAGATGGAGATGTTCAGACTCTGGCAAAGCCTGACCCGACAAGCACCAGTCACTATAAATACCCAGCTGTG GTGTCCGCACATCCTGCCAGAGTCCACGGAAATGCAGCTCTGCCAGTTTCAGCTCCACAGCCCACAGGACTGGATGAACTCTCCTCTCTTTTGTCGCTCACTGACCACCAAGACCCTCCACCCACAGATGCCAGTCAGAGTTGA
- the ccdc17 gene encoding coiled-coil domain-containing protein 17 isoform X2 — MDRELICGECNMVFRSAGLLEKHKALFCIGSEVRHLRVQRHSSEHLLRDRHGCVDPKQTRTPDLIQLRGQRRNITRRTNVDAKPAPARAEDKPATSQTESAALQDLTHEFHKLRMSIEENLPKWSKGTSETESSGRQLGHSERLKEMREMAMLHERQLALIHAHNQQLEQQRDELAHQVSVLSEQSNTTHLESLLMELREQEERNEDTLQQLAEHLRASHVQEVSVPTDQPDPRKNNHDSYELISSADGPLSTQIKALWQAYMQSGGSDPAIVAQMIELQAEAQSLEKNQPATAGKAKKKRVKPRQRGVSWELLAVEQENQRLEEEILRIQLVRERHHNYNAVRTELEQIQKENLLQLASLQAEMERSKEAPRPRRQPSPPPLQPKTRIHAPLSLLQARSFSSPLGRCMFQDSLGPAPYDPAAGFVVFYDLVLGVDVSQRALRLVAALYSEGEEVGPPTPLPPVQCLPGPSLPYAHTPGNYALLSARQPVPRIQPSTSLSLVVEVQAARYLDVDGQEVFKLASCGWTRMELFDQYNQLLSGHWRVPVRSLPIRPSLSLAQLNSVHQVGHLELCVRLVNGRDGDVQTLAKPDPTSTSHYKYPAVVSAHPARVHGNAALPVSAPQPTGLDELSSLLSLTDHQDPPPTDASQS; from the exons ATGGACAGGGAATTGATCTGCGGAGAATGTAACATGGTGTTTCGCTCCGCTGGGCTGCTTGAGAAACACAAAGCACTGTTCTGCATCGGGAGCGAGGTAAGACACCTTCGGGTGCAAAGACACAGCTCTGAACATCTCCTAAGAGACAGACACGGATGTGTGGACCCTAAACAGACAAGAACCCCTGATCTCATCCAG CTGAGAGGTCAACGGAGGAACATCACCAGGCGGACAAATGTTGATGCCAAACCAGCGCCAGCGAGAGCAGAGGACAAACCAGCAACCAGTCAGACAGAGAGTGCTGCTCTGCAAGATCTCACACATGAG TTTCACAAGTTGAGGATGTCCATTGAAGAAAATCTGCCAAAATGGTCAAAAGGGACCTCAGAGACTGAG TCAAGTGGGCGTCAGCTGGGTCACAGTGAAAGACTGAAGGAGATGAGGGAAATGGCGATGCTCCACGAGCGCCAGCTAGCCCTGATACATGCTCACAACCagcagctggagcagcagagagacg agcTGGCCCATCAGGTGAGTGTCCTGTCTGAGCAGAGCAACACAACTCACCTGGAGAGTCTGCTGATGGAGCTCAGAGAGCAGGAGGAAAGAAACGAGGACACGCTGCAACAACTCGCTGAACATCTCCGTGCATCACA tgTGCAAGAGGTCTCTGTACCCACCGATCAGCCAGACCCACGCAAGAATAATCATGACAGCTACGAGCTCATTTCTTCCGCGGATGGCCCTCTCTCTACCCAGATAAA AGCCCTGTGGCAGGCATACATGCAGTCAGGTGGGTCAGATCCAGCCATTGTTGCACAAATGATTGAGCTGCAGGCAGAAGCCCAAAGTCTGGAGAAAAACCAACCAGCGACAGCCGGCAAGGCCAAAAAGAAGA GGGTGAAGCCTCGTCAGCGGGGTGTGAGCTGGGAGCTGCTGGCTGTGGAGCAGGAGAACCAGAGACTAGAGGAGGAGATCCTCAGGATCCAGCTGGTCAGAGAGCGACACCATAACTATAACG CAGTGAGGACTGAGCTTGAGCAGATTCAGAAGGAGAACCTTCTGCAGTTAGCCAGTTTAcaggcagagatggagagaagcAAAGAAGCTCCCAGGCCCAGGAGACAGCCTTCTCCACCTCCCCTCCAACCCAAGACTCGCATTCATGCACCTCTTTCACTG CTCCAGGCCAGATCCTTCTCCTCTCCACTGGGAAGATGCATGTTCCAGGACTCATTGGGTCCAGCTCCCTACGACCCTGC AGCTGGTTTCGTGGTTTTTTACGACCTGGTGCTGGGAGTTGATGTCTCCCAGAGGGCACTGCGCCTGGTGGCAGCTCTCTACTCagagggggaggaggtgggACCACCAACTCCGCTTCCCCCAGTGCAGTGCCTGCCGGGACCGTCCCTGCCTTATGCCCACACCCCTGGAAACTACGCCCTCCTGTCGGCCAGACAGCCTGTACCTAG GATCCAGCCATCAACCTCCCTCTCTCTAGTGGTGGAGGTGCAGGCAGCACGATATCTGGATGTTGACGGCCAGGAGGTCTTCAAACTGGCATCCTGCGGATGGACACGAATGGAACTCTTTGACCAATACAACCAG CTCCTTAGTGGCCACTGGAGGGTACCAGTGCGCAGTCTGCCTATCAGACCCTCCTTAAGCCTTGCCCAGCTCAACTCAGTACACCAG GTGGGCCACTTGGAGCTGTGTGTACGGTTGGTCAACGGACGAGATGGAGATGTTCAGACTCTGGCAAAGCCTGACCCGACAAGCACCAGTCACTATAAATACCCAGCTGTG GTGTCCGCACATCCTGCCAGAGTCCACGGAAATGCAGCTCTGCCAGTTTCAGCTCCACAGCCCACAGGACTGGATGAACTCTCCTCTCTTTTGTCGCTCACTGACCACCAAGACCCTCCACCCACAGATGCCAGTCAGAGTTGA